The sequence GTATTTCTCGTTCACAACCACCCCTCCAACTCTTAGCTTATCAGCTACTTCTAGGGTATGAAGAGGTAGAAAAAAATATGCAAAATACGGTAGAAAGTTATACGTGCCTTAGACTTGTTCCTTAATAAATTGTTCTGCTGATTTCATCAAATATTCCCTGTAATTGCATTCCGGCTTTTCAAGGACCAGCTGGAACAAACGGTTAAGCACCGTTCCCATCTCAGGCCCCGGCTTCATGCCTGCATCGATCAATTCCCTGCCGGTAACGGCCATGTCCTTCAGGCGGATACAATCCCCAGCCTTTAAGATTTCCTCCGAATACTGCTCCACCATTTTTAACCTTGTTTTATAGGATGCATGGCAGAATACCTTCTGAAAGTACAGCAGGTCCTTAAAAAGCTCGGGGGAAAGGGTGCTCATAACCTGCCGGATAACCGGCTTATGAGCCGGGATCTCCGTTTTCCATAGACTGACCAGGGTCTTTGTCTGATAGATGGTATCATTATCAAGCTTCAGTTCCTTAAGGATCCTTACTGCATCCTCAGGTTCCTCAAGCCTTAAAAAACCGGTCCAGCGCATGTGCTTTTCAGGTGGCAGTTCGGTAAGCCTCTCTGCGTCAAAAAGCTTCCTTCCCGCATCTTCAAAATGCTCTGAAATATAAGGGCCAATCCCGTTTTCATATACATCCTTAAGCCTACCGGGATGATCGGAAAGGAGGAGCTTTGTAAGCTCCACCTGGATCCGTTCCTTGCTGACCTTAGCCATGTTGGGGGCTATAACAGAAATTGCCGCCCTTGTCTTAGCTTCCATGTCAAAACCCAGCTGGGCAGAAAAACGGATGGCCCTAAGTATCCTTAAGGCATCTTCGTTAAACCTGTCAAGAGGGTTTCCCACGCAGCGGATGACCCGGCCCTCCAAATCCTTTACACCGTCAAATGCATCCACTAACCCCTCACG is a genomic window of Lacrimispora sphenoides containing:
- a CDS encoding CCA tRNA nucleotidyltransferase: MKIQVPEAARNIIEQLNTSGFEAYVVGGCVRDSLLGRSPEDWDITTSAKPEQVKEIFNRTVDTGIQHGTVTVLIDHEGYEVTTYRIDGEYEDGRHPKSVEFTGNLLEDLKRRDFTINAMAYSDREGLVDAFDGVKDLEGRVIRCVGNPLDRFNEDALRILRAIRFSAQLGFDMEAKTRAAISVIAPNMAKVSKERIQVELTKLLLSDHPGRLKDVYENGIGPYISEHFEDAGRKLFDAERLTELPPEKHMRWTGFLRLEEPEDAVRILKELKLDNDTIYQTKTLVSLWKTEIPAHKPVIRQVMSTLSPELFKDLLYFQKVFCHASYKTRLKMVEQYSEEILKAGDCIRLKDMAVTGRELIDAGMKPGPEMGTVLNRLFQLVLEKPECNYREYLMKSAEQFIKEQV